One Drosophila virilis strain 15010-1051.87 chromosome 5, Dvir_AGI_RSII-ME, whole genome shotgun sequence DNA window includes the following coding sequences:
- the LOC6636360 gene encoding membrane-bound alkaline phosphatase: MLCQRQQLILLGVLVAVGLSGADKVHNIDELTGRRFNKARFSTEVATDKYTPPEEKDPQFWYDLAHEEIAKRLQLPQPDVKRAKNLILFLGDGMSLTTVAAARILKGQRQGKTGEESSLSFEQFPYTGLSRTYCSNAQVPDSACTATAYLCGVKTNIIEIGVSAAVSFNNCTESQTPENRLTSIAEWAQNAGKSTGIVTTTTLTHASPSGAYAKTANRNWECDTDVASYGVDPSECVDMATQLITQVPGKNFDIMFGGGMGKFLPKSIQDSHGNPGERSDDVNLLASWQARHEGGVLVTNRKQLLSVNVSAVSSIIGLFQSSLMKFHLDADESYQPTLSELTEVTIKKLSQNENGYFAFIEGGLIDYGNHYTKAGYALDEALEFEKAIQLARDMTDIEDTLIVVTSDHAHTLSIAGYPGRGTPILGLNQHDTDINGIKYSTLNYAVGPKNYLDEKGQRIDLTDQIGGNDFEYPGYITKEQGTHSGDDVGIFASGPQSHLFTGMMQQSTIPHLMAYAACIGDGPQLCDAK; this comes from the exons ATGCTGTGCCAGAGACAACAGCTCATCCTGCTCGGAGTCCTGGTGGCGGTCGGCTTGTCCGGGGCCGACAAGGTGCACAATATCGATGAGCTGACTGGTCGCAGATTCAACAAAGCCCGATTCTCCACGGAAGTGGCCACCGATAAGTACACGCCGCCGGAGGAGAAGGATCCCCAGTTCTGGTACGACTTGGCGCATGAAGAGATCGCCAAGAGGCTCCAATTGCCGCAGCCCGATGTGAAACGGGCCAAGAATCTGATCCTGTTCCTGGGCGACGGCATGTCCCTGACCACCGTGGCGGCGGCGAGAATCCTCAAAGGCCAACGTCAGGGTAAAACGGGCGAAGAATCCTCGCTCAGCTTTGAGCAGTTCCCCTACACGGGTCTCAGCAGG ACCTACTGCTCCAATGCCCAGGTGCCGGACTCGGCATGCACTGCCACCGCTTATCTGTGCGGCGTGAAGACGAACATCATCGAGATCGGGGTCAGCGCTGCGGTCAGCTTCAATAACTGCACCGAGAGTCAGACGCCTGAGAACCGGCTGACCTCCATTGCGGAGTGGGCACAGAATGCGGGCAAATCCACAGGCATTGTGACAACGACCACGCTAACCCATGCGAGTCCCTCGGGCGCCTACGCCAAGACGGCCAATCGCAACTGGGAGTGCGATACGGATGTTGCCAGCTACGGCGTTGACCCCAGCGAATGCGTTGACATGGCCACCCAGTTGATTACCCAGGTGCCTGGCAAGAATTTTGATATTATGTTCGGCGGCGGCATGGGCAAATTTCTGCCAAAATCCATACAGGATTCGCACGGCAATCCCGGCGAACGCTCCGATGACGTCAATCTGCTCGCCAGCTGGCAGGCCAGGCACGAGGGCGGCGTCCTGGTCACCAATCGCAAACAGCTGCTCAGCGTCAACGTGTCGGCCGTGTCCAGCATCATTGGACTCTTCCAGTCCAGCCTTATGAAATTTCACCTGGATGCCGATGAGAGCTACCAGCCAACGCTCTCCGAGCTGACCGAGGTGACGATCAAGAAGCTGAGCCAAAATGAGAACGGCTACTTTGCATTCATAGAAG GTGGCCTGATCGATTATGGCAATCATTATACCAAGGCGGGCTATGCGCTGGATGAGGCCCTGGAGTTCGAGAAGGCCATTCAGTTGGCCCGCGACATGACCGACATTGAGGACACGTTGATTGTGGTCACATCGGATCATGCGCACACGCTGTCCATTGCCGGCTATCCGGGACGCGGCACACCCATCCTGGGCCTAAATCAGCATGACACCGACATCAATGGCATCAAGTACAGCACGCTCAACTATGCCGTCGGACCCAAGAACTATCTGGACGAGAAGGGCCAGCGCATCGATCTGACCGATCAAATTGGCGGCAATGACTTCGAGTACCCCGGTTACATAACCAAGGAGCAGGGCACCCATTCGGGCGACGATGTGGGCATCTTTGCCTCCGGGCCGCAAAGCCATCTCTTTACGGGCATGATGCAACAGAGCACGATTCCGCATCTGATGGCCTATGCCGCCTGCATTGGCGACGGGCCCCAGCTCTGCGATGCCAAGTAG
- the LOC6636361 gene encoding uncharacterized protein, translating to MVHDWGDNSCRLLRERQLLKQPPACPRSCLEPSEGQCVDYKAVKLDEGVPNVVKNFLEPEIPVRRRIDLVEVCAECGTRDPEKCCNLCEAQAAKEPNLCSTACRPQRTMLNTRQFVQSTRPRPPYKHSVFLDENTLVGRVFPMKFRIRRRKCECQDCRKDLAARETVTGNEDLILLSNCCNVEIYPRQKIENWHRVPVSTITGEKHFSKKIVDEVCQLETKKVPPPPPPPVEEPKKRKTSIMPKKKKKKKKKKKGKKGKKGKKKK from the exons ATGGTACATGACTGGGGCGACAATAGCTGTCGCTTGTTGCGCGAGAGACAACTTCTGAAGCAGCCGCCAGCATGTCCGAGGAGTTGCCTGGAACCGTCGGAGGGACAATGTGTCGATTACAAAGCCGTCAAACTGGACGAAGGCGTTCCGAACGTTGTCAAGAACTTTCTGGAGCCCGAGATACCAGTGCGACGCCGGATAGATCTAGTCGAAGTGTGCGCCGAGTGTGGCACCCGGGACCCGGAGAAATGCTGCAATTTGTGTGAGGCGCAAGCTGCAAAGGAACCAAATCTGTGCTCCACAGCATGTAGGCCCCAGCGCACAATGCTTAACACGAGGCAG TTTGTGCAATCCACGCGACCAAGACCCCCGTATAAGCACTCCGTCTTTTTGGATGAAAACACTTTGGTGGGCCGAGTTTTTCCAATGAAATTCCGCATACGTCGCCGGAAATGCGAGTGCCAAGACTGCCGAAAGGATCTGGCGGCACGCGAAACTGTGACGGGCAACGAGGATCTGATACTGTTATCCAACTGCTGCAACGTGGAGATCTATCCACGTCAGAAGATCGAAAACTGGCATCGGGTGCCCGTCAGCACGATAACCGGCGAGAAACATTTCTCCAAGAAAATCGTCGACGAAGTGTGCCAACTGGAGACCAAAAAAGTGCcacctccgcctccgcctccagTCGAGGAGCCAAAGAAACGCAAAACATCAATTatgccaaaaaagaaaaaaaagaagaaaaagaagaagaaaggcAAAAAAGGCAAGAAAGGCAAAAAGAAGAAGTAA